One Triticum dicoccoides isolate Atlit2015 ecotype Zavitan chromosome 4B, WEW_v2.0, whole genome shotgun sequence genomic window carries:
- the LOC119293359 gene encoding B3 domain-containing protein LOC_Os12g40080-like: MNEDCENCAFWRDHYYWDHMGDEKKQFSAVAKGDFKNSIRIPRELSTHLRSRISDTIKLSAPNGRAYDVVVTWEFGELVIRSGWDAFVTAHHIEENDTFLFIYHGNSNFEIHIFNSHGCEKMASCFQSPSEIFGIFPPSEPCDHHVLNGQAAPNPRHVQTQVEFDYTMSTGCHLTKSQDEKVVEIARKIRSEIPLYVAIMKKLNVNVKDCSINIPLRLVSHLKEEAGSAIIKLEAPDGNIYNVRASKHSEDQVVLQSDWDAFVAANHIQLNDLLIFHSKGKTRLKVLALDPSGCEKNSSCFDTKNFSKAGEGSVWITDARPCTVEIIDLTSSDDDHTEREDAGRSSRRRKQVPGSHAKARKMALASSPSTKSGSDTHKLKHPISNNDNLQEPSRPPYILARGITLTGPVEKKVQEKVQAIGSELPIYVAVMTKSCVCGHPLSLEFCKEYASTLPSRDQTLILELEDKEWHTALHVNGSRKIIYGGWSKFASDNNLQLGDICLFKMAERRTRGLAMRVHIICKSGVFL, encoded by the exons ATGAACGAGGATTGTGAGAACTGTGCTTTCTGGAGGGATCATTACTACTGGGATCACATGGGTGACGAGAAGAAGCAATTTTCTGCTGTAGCCAAGGGTGATTTCAAGAACAGCATC CGTATACCACGGGAACTTTCAACCCATTTGAGGAGTAGGATCTCTGACACCATTAAACTCAGCGCTCCTAATGGCAGGGCATATGATGTTGTGGTGACCTGGGAATTCGGCGAGCTAGTTATTCGGTCTGGCTGGGATGCATTTGTTACTGCACACCATATAGAAGAAAATGACACATTCTTGTTCATCTACCATGGGAATTCCAACTTTGAGATTCATATATTTAATTCACACGGTTGTGAGAAGATGGCTTCCTGCTTTCAATCACCTTCAGAGATCTTTGGAATCTTTCCTCCCAGTGAGCCTTGTGATCATCATGTGCTGAATG GACAAGCTGCGCCTAATCCAAGACATGTTCAGACGCAAGTTGAGTTTGACTATACCATGTCAACTGGATGCCATCTAACCAAATCACAAGATGAGAAAGTTGTAGAAATAGCCCGCAAAATAAGGTCTGAGATTCCTTTGTATGTGGCAATCATGAAGAAACTTAATGTCAACGTGAAGGACTGCTCTATC AACATACCATTGAGGCTTGTGAGCCATTTAAAAGAGGAGGCAGGTAGTGCTATTATCAAACTAGAAGCCCCTGATGGTAACATATACAATGTTCGAGCTAGCAAGCACAGCGAGGATCAAGTTGTCCTCCAATCTGATTGGGATGCTTTTGTAGCCGCTAATCACATACAGttgaatgacctcctcattttccatAGCAAGGGAAAAACTCGTCTCAAAGTTCTCGCACTGGACCCAAGTGGCTGTGAGAAAAACTCGTCATGCTTTGACACAAAAAATTtctccaaggctggtgaaggttcaGTTTGGATTACTGATGCACGCCCTTGTACAGTTGAGATTATTGATCTGACCAGCTCTGACGATGATCACACTGAGAGAGAAGATGCTGGAAGATCATCTCGGAGGCGGAAGCAGGTACCGGGTTCTCATGCAAAAGCTCGGAAGATGGCTTTAGCGTCATCCCCATCCACAAAATCAG GATCTGATACCCACAAGCTGAAACATCCCATCTCCAACAATGACAATCTTCAGGAGCCTTCTAGGCCTCCCTATATTTTAGCCAGAGGGATAACTCTAACTGGGCCTGTGGAGAAGAAAGTTCAGGAGAAAGTCCAAGCAATTGGATCTGAACTTCCTATCTATGTGGCAGTCATGACCAAAAGCTGTGTTTGTGGCCACCCCCTTTCTCTG GAATTCTGCAAGGAATATGCTTCGACTCTTCCAAGCAGAGATCAAACTCTCATACTTGAGCTGGAGGACAAGGAGTGGCACACGGCATTACACGTCAATGGAAGTAGGAAAATCATTTACGGAGGCTGGTCAAAGTTCGCCTCTGACAATAACCTGCAGCTGGGAGACATCTGCCTCTTCAAAATGGCAGAGCGGCGCACGAGAGGCCTTGCGATGAGGGTCCATATCATTTGCAAATCGGGCGTATTTCTGTAG